One stretch of Pseudoalteromonas shioyasakiensis DNA includes these proteins:
- the rlmKL gene encoding bifunctional 23S rRNA (guanine(2069)-N(7))-methyltransferase RlmK/23S rRNA (guanine(2445)-N(2))-methyltransferase RlmL, with translation MQFIALTSIGIENLLVDELTALGAEVSKQTVGSVRFEADSLLAQKICLSSRFATRIMMLIEEKEGVKDKDSLYQFARLQPWQEWFGPKQTFAVDFSGTNNDLKNTQFSGLVVKDAIVDYFADLFEQRPDVDKYNANVRVVARLNRQGVALYIDYSGPRLSERGYRQDQGKAPIKEHLAAALVKRSGWLENVQQPLFDPCCGSGTILIEAASMARNEAPGLFREGFAFERLPSFRIQKYKELKAELTAQITDPKLWLIGHDIDGGVIAKAQENAERADLGNVIKFKQSDATKLTSVAKLPGVVISNLPYGERLGSMAELVNLHRSLGVGFKKHFNHWKLALLGTDESLFKLLKLVKLKRYKFKNGPLDVVLNLYQLDDKQVELSKEDKPALNFEGSTAFANRLKKNKQNLKNWLKQNEVSCYRVYDADIPEYNVAVDVYDDSAVIFEYAAPKEIDDNTAQKRLQDVISLTAEQLAIAPENIAVKVRKKQKGEEQYTKVSKQNRTQVVEEFGAKFKVNLFDYLDTGLFLDHRLARRYIQQNSQGKRFLNLFAYTGSASVHAAVGGAKAITTVDMSKTYLKWAQENFALNDLSNTRYRFEQADCLKWLEYAQGQYDLIFLDPPTFSNSKRMKDAFDVQRDHIKLLTWVKKILSPNGTLIFSNNKRGFSMDEVGLMGLGLKAENISDKTLSPDFKRNKQIHNSWLITHG, from the coding sequence TTGCAATTTATCGCACTTACTTCTATCGGAATAGAAAATTTACTTGTTGATGAGCTTACAGCACTCGGTGCAGAAGTCTCAAAACAAACCGTGGGCTCTGTACGTTTTGAAGCTGATAGCTTATTAGCACAAAAGATTTGTTTATCGAGTCGCTTTGCCACTCGTATCATGATGCTGATAGAAGAAAAAGAAGGCGTGAAAGACAAAGACAGCCTTTATCAATTTGCACGTTTGCAGCCTTGGCAAGAATGGTTTGGTCCTAAACAAACCTTTGCTGTTGATTTTAGCGGTACTAATAACGACTTAAAAAATACGCAATTTTCAGGTCTCGTTGTTAAAGATGCGATTGTCGATTATTTTGCGGATTTATTTGAACAACGCCCAGATGTTGATAAATACAACGCCAATGTTCGTGTTGTAGCTAGATTGAACCGCCAAGGGGTCGCGCTTTATATCGATTATTCTGGCCCTCGTTTATCTGAACGTGGTTATCGTCAAGATCAAGGCAAGGCTCCGATTAAAGAGCATTTAGCTGCAGCTCTTGTAAAACGAAGTGGCTGGCTTGAAAACGTACAGCAACCTTTGTTCGACCCATGTTGTGGTTCTGGTACCATTTTAATTGAAGCAGCCAGCATGGCACGCAATGAAGCTCCGGGTTTATTCCGTGAAGGTTTCGCGTTCGAGCGCTTGCCAAGTTTTCGTATTCAAAAATATAAAGAGTTAAAAGCTGAATTAACTGCTCAAATTACAGATCCAAAGTTATGGCTTATTGGCCATGATATTGATGGCGGTGTGATTGCAAAAGCTCAGGAAAACGCCGAGCGAGCAGACCTTGGTAATGTGATTAAATTTAAACAAAGCGATGCGACTAAGTTAACCTCTGTAGCGAAATTACCAGGAGTGGTGATTTCAAATTTACCTTATGGTGAGCGCTTAGGTTCAATGGCTGAACTGGTTAACTTACACCGTAGTTTAGGTGTGGGCTTTAAAAAGCACTTTAACCATTGGAAGCTTGCTTTATTAGGCACAGACGAAAGCCTATTTAAATTATTAAAACTTGTTAAATTAAAACGCTATAAGTTCAAAAATGGCCCGTTAGATGTTGTTTTAAATCTATACCAACTAGACGATAAACAAGTAGAGCTAAGCAAAGAAGACAAACCTGCACTTAATTTTGAAGGCTCAACGGCATTTGCAAACCGCTTAAAGAAAAACAAGCAAAACTTAAAGAACTGGTTAAAACAAAATGAAGTGAGCTGTTATCGCGTTTATGATGCTGATATTCCAGAATATAACGTAGCTGTTGATGTTTATGATGACTCAGCTGTTATTTTTGAATATGCTGCACCGAAAGAAATTGATGATAATACGGCACAAAAACGCCTACAGGATGTCATAAGCCTGACTGCTGAACAGTTAGCAATTGCACCTGAAAATATCGCAGTTAAAGTGCGTAAAAAACAAAAAGGTGAAGAGCAATACACTAAAGTATCAAAACAAAATCGCACTCAAGTCGTCGAAGAGTTTGGTGCTAAATTTAAAGTTAACCTTTTTGATTATTTAGATACTGGTTTATTTTTAGATCATCGTTTGGCACGCCGATATATTCAACAAAATTCGCAAGGCAAACGTTTCTTAAACTTGTTTGCTTATACTGGCAGTGCATCTGTGCATGCGGCAGTAGGTGGTGCTAAAGCTATCACCACCGTTGATATGTCAAAAACTTACTTAAAGTGGGCGCAAGAGAACTTTGCGTTGAATGACCTAAGTAATACTCGCTATCGTTTTGAACAAGCTGACTGCTTGAAATGGCTTGAATATGCTCAAGGTCAATATGATTTAATCTTCTTAGACCCACCGACTTTCTCAAATTCAAAACGTATGAAAGATGCATTTGATGTACAACGCGATCACATTAAATTACTTACGTGGGTTAAGAAAATCTTAAGCCCGAACGGTACGCTTATTTTCTCAAATAATAAGCGTGGCTTTAGCATGGATGAAGTAGGGCTAATGGGTCTGGGTTTAAAAGCAGAAAACATTTCAGATAAGACTCTATCACCAGACTTTAAGCGTAATAAGCAAATCCATAATAGTTGGCTTATTACCCATGGCTAA